From a region of the Paenibacillus sp. R14(2021) genome:
- a CDS encoding MFS transporter: protein MTAFALLGVFAGGLAARLSGALGKRLVPLNLGVMAGGFLMIGSAHTVWTVALSVFLIGLAEGMLFPLSFIKTAEVVPKLGLTTGISLLLACVYACQFLSPLFVRGIELLLHTNSVRGVFIAVSAALAVTTVIYLPFARNRKRAEEQPAIS, encoded by the coding sequence TTGACCGCATTCGCTCTACTTGGTGTTTTCGCAGGCGGTCTTGCTGCGCGACTTAGCGGCGCATTAGGGAAGCGTCTTGTCCCGTTGAATTTAGGGGTGATGGCCGGCGGATTCCTGATGATCGGATCGGCGCACACGGTATGGACGGTCGCGCTGTCGGTATTCTTGATCGGCCTAGCGGAGGGAATGCTGTTCCCGCTGTCCTTCATTAAGACGGCGGAGGTTGTGCCTAAGCTCGGCTTGACTACGGGCATTTCCTTACTGCTGGCATGCGTGTATGCTTGCCAATTCCTCAGCCCTTTGTTCGTAAGAGGGATCGAGCTGCTGCTTCACACGAATTCAGTCCGCGGTGTGTTTATTGCCGTGTCAGCTGCCTTAGCCGTGACGACCGTCATTTACTTGCCGTTTGCCCGAAATCGCAAGCGAGCAGAAGAGCAGCCAGCCATTTCGTAA
- a CDS encoding aldehyde dehydrogenase family protein, with amino-acid sequence MRNLEQVYINGKFVTPQGTDRQELVNPSTREVFGTVTLGNEEDAKLAIAAAKAAFTSFTKTSVQERAAMLQRLNDAILDRTDELAEANILEYGAPRMAAAGRVKLAAANLMDSKEALEQFEFVHYIGKAKVVSEPVGVIAIITPWNASYSQITAKLGAAIAAGCTVVIKPSELSGLQTQLLTECFHAADIPAGVINVVNGLGATVGAELTRNRDVAMVNFTGSTRVGKEIRRSTVDSMKRVTLELGGKSPNIVLDDADFAKAIPAAVRSCYMNNGQACVAGTRLFVPEHRLDEVKLLARETVLSMKVGLPSEADTMLGPIVTEKQYNQVQHYIRAGLQEGAELVIGGEGHPEGLEQGNFVKPTVFANVTEAMAIAKEEIFGPVLSILTYRTEEEAVEMANNTDYGLGAYISTSNLKKANDLASRIQAGVILINGAGFEMKAPFGGFKHSGIGREYGIHGLQDCLETKTITGFDLPM; translated from the coding sequence TTGCGCAACTTAGAACAAGTTTATATAAACGGGAAATTTGTGACTCCTCAAGGTACAGATCGGCAGGAGCTGGTCAATCCCTCAACTAGAGAAGTTTTTGGAACGGTAACGCTAGGCAACGAAGAAGATGCTAAGCTTGCCATTGCAGCAGCGAAAGCAGCATTCACATCGTTCACGAAGACTTCGGTGCAGGAACGCGCGGCAATGCTGCAGCGTCTTAACGACGCCATCCTGGATCGAACCGACGAGCTGGCCGAAGCCAATATCCTCGAGTATGGCGCACCCCGGATGGCGGCTGCGGGCAGGGTGAAGCTGGCTGCGGCGAACTTGATGGACAGCAAGGAAGCGCTGGAGCAGTTCGAATTTGTTCACTATATCGGCAAGGCGAAGGTCGTATCAGAGCCTGTCGGCGTGATAGCAATTATTACGCCTTGGAATGCAAGCTATTCTCAGATTACAGCGAAGCTGGGCGCGGCGATTGCGGCGGGATGTACGGTCGTCATTAAACCGAGCGAGCTGAGCGGGCTTCAAACCCAGCTGCTTACGGAATGCTTCCACGCAGCGGATATTCCTGCCGGCGTCATTAACGTCGTGAATGGTCTCGGTGCTACGGTAGGGGCTGAGCTGACTCGAAATCGGGATGTCGCGATGGTCAATTTCACAGGCTCGACGCGGGTCGGCAAAGAAATTCGCAGGTCGACGGTCGATTCCATGAAACGCGTGACCTTGGAGTTAGGCGGCAAATCGCCGAATATCGTTCTCGACGATGCCGACTTTGCCAAGGCGATCCCTGCGGCCGTTAGATCGTGCTACATGAATAATGGACAAGCCTGCGTAGCTGGTACCCGATTGTTCGTTCCGGAGCATCGGCTTGATGAGGTGAAGCTGCTTGCCCGTGAAACGGTTCTGTCGATGAAAGTCGGCCTGCCTTCCGAAGCGGATACGATGCTTGGTCCGATCGTAACCGAGAAGCAATATAATCAAGTGCAGCACTACATCAGAGCCGGCCTGCAAGAAGGCGCTGAGCTCGTCATCGGCGGGGAAGGACATCCTGAAGGACTGGAACAAGGGAACTTCGTCAAACCGACGGTATTCGCTAACGTTACGGAAGCGATGGCGATCGCGAAGGAAGAGATTTTCGGACCGGTGCTGTCGATTCTGACGTACCGAACGGAGGAAGAAGCCGTTGAAATGGCGAATAATACGGACTATGGCCTGGGTGCTTACATCAGCACATCGAACCTGAAGAAGGCTAACGATCTGGCGTCACGCATTCAAGCCGGCGTGATACTCATCAACGGCGCAGGGTTCGAAATGAAAGCCCCGTTCGGCGGATTCAAGCACTCCGGCATCGGCCGTGAATACGGTATCCACGGGCTGCAGGACTGCCTGGAAACGAAAACGATCACTGGTTTCGATCTGCCGATGTAA
- a CDS encoding antibiotic biosynthesis monooxygenase — MTLISMNNRVLTFINVFTVDPKNQDRLCSLHRSLDGTKVTMYAQWRSEEDYQAMRDDPKPLPYLKEALTIAAFEPGMYEVVRTFEPSKE; from the coding sequence ATGACCCTCATCTCCATGAATAACCGCGTCTTAACCTTTATTAATGTGTTTACGGTTGATCCCAAGAATCAGGATCGGCTTTGTAGTCTCCATCGCAGTCTAGACGGGACGAAGGTTACGATGTATGCGCAGTGGCGAAGCGAAGAAGATTACCAAGCGATGCGCGATGACCCTAAGCCGCTTCCGTATCTTAAGGAAGCATTGACGATCGCGGCCTTTGAGCCGGGCATGTATGAAGTCGTCCGAACCTTTGAGCCTTCTAAGGAGTAG